A single genomic interval of Gossypium raimondii isolate GPD5lz chromosome 11, ASM2569854v1, whole genome shotgun sequence harbors:
- the LOC105761629 gene encoding arabinogalactan protein 23 has product MDMKKVSTAIIVAAASMSAVMAADAPAPSPSAGGSIPSSSPGSAPASGPDSSVAAAALPVLGSLVGASIVSLFSYMLHV; this is encoded by the coding sequence ATGGACATGAAGAAGGTCTCCACCGCCATCATTGTTGCTGCTGCCTCAATGAGCGCCGTCATGGCTGCCGATGCACCTGCTCCCTCCCCTTCCGCCGGTGGTTCTATTCCTAGCTCCTCTCCCGGTTCCGCCCCAGCATCAGGACCAGATTCCAGCGTGGCTGCCGCAGCCTTGCCGGTTCTTGGATCATTGGTTGGGGCTTccattgtttctttgttttcttacaTGCTACATGTATGA